The following proteins are encoded in a genomic region of Magnolia sinica isolate HGM2019 chromosome 1, MsV1, whole genome shotgun sequence:
- the LOC131249750 gene encoding cytochrome P450 93A3-like, whose translation MNVDDGKGSPPSDSAEVNDHFLDTSSSESPKSSRAVESVKREPKDESGDEAPFKKSTHHCISSPLHSHSSPLSTQPSITQTMAGDLQSYAILFLIWLISTVIIRTIFSNSRTTARHLPPGPKRLPIIGHLHVLGPIPHQAFHKLSKRYGPLIHLRLGSVPALVASNADIAREILKTHETTFSSRPQSSAIRYLAYGTSGFAFAPYGPYWKFLKKLCMSELLSGRTLDQFQPIRREEIRRFLRLLHKKSNGGEAVNVGLELITLSNNTVSRMMMSRICSDTEGEAEEVRKIVHEVAALAGTFNISDFIGLCRNFDLQGLKKRYKDVHGRFDAMMERIMKEHEEGRKMKMERGDGVKDILDILLEISEDESAEMKLTKENIKAFILDIFVAGTDTTAITTEWAFAELINHPDIFKKLKVEIDSVVGKNRLVEESDVPNIPYLQAVVKETLRLHPTGPLIHRECSEDCKIGGYDVPANTQVFINVWAIGRDPEHWVDPLEFRPERFMPSDESDRSHHVDVRGQHFHFLPFGSGQRGCPGTSLAMQVVQTTLASMIQCFDWKVGINGESAAVDMTEGPGLTLPRAHPLVCVPIARANPVPFN comes from the exons ATGAATGTCGACGATGGGAAGGGAtccccaccatccgattcagcagaggtgAACGACCATTTTTTGGACACATCCAGCTCGGAGTCGCCCAAGAGTTCTCGTGCAGTTGAATCAGTAAAAAGAGAACCGAAGGATGAATCTGGtgacgaag CCCCCTTTAAAAAGTCCACACACCATTGCATCTCATCACCTCTTCATTCCCATTCCTCTCCCCTCTCCACCCAACCGTCCATCACACAAACCATGGCCGGGGACCTCCAATCCTACGCCATTCTCTTCCTCATCTGGCTCATTTCCACTGTCATTATCCGGACCATCTTCTCCAATTCCCGAACCACAGCTCGCCATCTCCCTCCCGGCCCGAAACGGCTCCCGATTATCGGACACCTCCACGTCCTTGGTCCCATTCCTCACCAAGCCTTTCACAAGCTCTCTAAGCGCTATGGACCGTTGATCCACCTCCGACTTGGCTCTGTCCCCGCTCTAGTGGCCTCCAACGCTGACATCGCAAGAGAAATCCTCAAGACACATGAGACCACCTTCTCATCCCGACCTCAATCGTCAGCCATCCGTTATCTCGCTTACGGCACCTCTGGTTTCGCCTTCGCTCCTTACGGCCCCTACTGGAAGTTCTTGAAGAAGCTCTGCATGTCCGAACTCTTAAGTGGGCGCACGCTCGATCAGTTCCAGCCCATCCGCCGTGAAGAGATCCGGCGATTCTTGCGACTACTACATAAGAAATCCAACGGCGGAGAAGCAGTCAACGTTGGACTAGAGCTCATAACGTTGTCGAACAACACAGTATCGAGGATGATGATGAGTCGGATATGTTCGGACACGGAAGGGGAGGCAGAGGAAGTGAGGAAGATAGTGCATGAGGTGGCGGCGCTGGCTGGCACGTTTAACATATCGGATTTTATCGGGTTATGTCGGAATTTTGATTTGCAGGGACTGAAGAAAAGGTACAAGGACGTGCACGGTAGATTCGATGCTATGATGGAGAGGATCATGAAAGAGCATGAAgaagggaggaagatgaagatggagAGAGGCGATGGTGTGAAGGATATTCTCGATATTTTGCTCGAGATATCGGAAGATGAGAGCGCCGAGATGAAACTGACGAAGGAGAACATCAAAGCATTTATCCTG GATATCTTTGTGGCCGGAACCGATACAACTGCAATCACAACGGAATGGGCCTTCGCGGAGCTCATCAACCATCCTGACATTTTCAAGAAATTAAAGGTTGAGATTGATTCAGTGGTCGGAAAGAATAGATTGGTTGAAGAATCGGACGTCCCAAATATTCCTTACCTCCAGGCAGTTGTCAAAGAAACACTCCGACTGCACCCAACAGGCCCATTGATTCATAGAGAATGTAGTGAAGATTGCAAGATTGGTGGCTACGATGTACCAGCTAACACCCAAGTGTTCATCAATGTGTGGGCCATCGGAAGGGACCCCGAGCATTGGGTCGACCCACTTGAATTCCGTCCCGAGAGATTCATGCCGTCCGATGAGAGTGACCGTAGTCACCACGTGGACGTTAGGGGGCAGCATTTCCATTTCTTGCCGTTTGGGAGCGGACAGAGAGGCTGCCCAGGCACTTCTCTAGCGATGCAGGTCGTACAAACAACGCTCGCTTCCATGATCCAATGCTTCGATTGGAAGGTTGGGATCAACGGAGAGAGTGCAGCTGTTGATATGACGGAGGGCCCAGGATTGACATTGCCTAGGGCACATCCATTGGTGTGTGTCCCGATTGCCCGTGCAAATCCTGTTCCTTTCAATTGA